A section of the Alcanivorax sediminis genome encodes:
- the lspA gene encoding signal peptidase II: MKSARIPGQLVWLWLTAVVIVLDQITKHMAVERFSLYERLEVFPHFNLTLAYNSGAAFSFLADAGGWQRWFFTAVAVVASILILVWLARLTKAETLQGIALALILGGALGNFYDRLVLGHVVDFLDFYWGNYHFPAFNIADTAITIGAGLIILDMLLGAKKTDD; this comes from the coding sequence ATGAAGTCAGCCAGGATTCCTGGGCAGTTGGTGTGGTTGTGGCTCACCGCCGTGGTGATCGTTCTTGATCAGATCACCAAGCACATGGCAGTAGAGCGGTTTTCGCTCTACGAACGGCTGGAAGTCTTTCCGCATTTCAATCTGACTCTGGCCTATAACTCCGGTGCCGCCTTTAGTTTTCTTGCGGACGCGGGAGGCTGGCAGCGCTGGTTCTTCACTGCTGTGGCGGTGGTGGCATCGATACTGATCCTGGTCTGGCTGGCGCGGTTGACCAAAGCGGAAACCCTGCAGGGAATCGCGTTGGCGCTCATTCTTGGCGGTGCGCTGGGCAATTTTTATGATCGGCTGGTGCTGGGGCATGTAGTGGATTTCCTGGACTTTTACTGGGGCAATTATCACTTTCCTGCCTTTAATATCGCTGATACGGCCATCACCATCGGTGCCGGCCTGATTATTCTCGACATGCTCCTGGGGGCGAAAAAGACTGATGACTGA
- a CDS encoding FKBP-type peptidyl-prolyl cis-trans isomerase, translating to MTEILRAGPETVVTLHFAVRLMDGTEMDSTFGGEPASFVWGDESLLPGFENSLRGLKAGDKRSVFLEAKKAFGEYNDENIQHFTRDTFVQYDTLEPGMVLSFADAAGGELPGVISRVEDEWVYVDFNHPLAGRDLTFEVEIIAVERYAPEQPVTLN from the coding sequence ATGACTGAGATTCTTCGCGCAGGCCCGGAAACCGTGGTGACCTTACATTTCGCGGTGCGATTGATGGACGGCACCGAGATGGACTCCACTTTTGGTGGTGAGCCTGCTTCATTCGTTTGGGGCGATGAGTCTCTGCTGCCGGGATTCGAAAACTCCCTGCGTGGCCTGAAGGCCGGCGACAAGCGTAGTGTATTCCTCGAGGCCAAAAAGGCCTTTGGAGAGTACAACGACGAGAATATTCAGCATTTCACCCGTGATACCTTCGTTCAGTACGACACCCTTGAGCCTGGCATGGTGCTGAGCTTTGCGGACGCTGCCGGCGGTGAGCTGCCGGGTGTGATCAGCCGGGTGGAAGACGAGTGGGTGTATGTGGACTTCAATCATCCTCTGGCTGGGCGCGATCTCACTTTTGAAGTGGAAATCATCGCCGTCGAACGTTATGCCCCTGAGCAGCCCGTCACCCTGAACTGA